A window of Marinobacter salarius contains these coding sequences:
- a CDS encoding F0F1 ATP synthase subunit delta: MAQLRTLARPYAKAAFSAAQDQKQLAEWSEVLTVAGQITANEDIRQLLSSPGTEEQKKAEMILECVGDNVTESVSNFLMILAANRRLSLLPEIAALFNTYRADFERTVDIDVTSAYELTDEQQQKLAQALSTKLERQVSLAASMDKSLIGGVIVRTGDMVIDASVRGKLTKLADALGS; this comes from the coding sequence GGCCGCTCAGGACCAGAAGCAACTGGCTGAATGGTCTGAAGTGCTAACCGTTGCCGGGCAGATTACAGCCAACGAAGACATTCGACAGCTTCTCTCCAGTCCAGGCACCGAAGAGCAGAAGAAGGCAGAGATGATTCTGGAGTGCGTTGGAGACAACGTTACAGAGTCGGTTAGCAACTTCCTGATGATTCTGGCGGCCAATCGCCGGTTGAGTCTTCTGCCCGAGATTGCAGCGCTCTTCAATACGTACCGGGCTGACTTTGAGCGCACTGTTGATATAGACGTCACCTCTGCATATGAGTTGACGGACGAACAACAGCAGAAGCTCGCCCAGGCACTGTCGACCAAACTCGAGCGCCAAGTGTCACTCGCAGCGTCAATGGACAAGTCTTTGATCGGTGGTGTGATTGTACGCACCGGCGACATGGTGATTGACGCCTCTGTACGCGGAAAGCTGACCAAATTGGCCGACGCTCTGGGCTCCTGA